Proteins encoded by one window of Ulvibacter sp. MAR_2010_11:
- a CDS encoding RNA polymerase sigma factor has product MKESTNVCNESIFNKVYTDFGKPVWRFIYFKCGDKDQADDLVQEAFIKLWQNCAKVPLEKAKSFLYTVANNTFLNEVAHKKVVLKHARLQPHKVNDQSPEFLLEEKQYLKKLENALANLGEAQRTAFLLNRIEGKKYREIAEILGISVKAVEKRMSQALASLRLEIENI; this is encoded by the coding sequence ATGAAGGAATCCACCAATGTTTGTAATGAAAGTATTTTCAACAAGGTCTACACAGACTTTGGAAAACCGGTGTGGCGTTTTATTTATTTTAAATGCGGAGACAAGGATCAGGCAGACGATTTGGTACAGGAGGCATTTATAAAATTGTGGCAAAATTGTGCCAAGGTTCCTTTAGAAAAGGCAAAATCTTTTTTATACACCGTCGCAAACAATACATTTTTAAATGAAGTGGCTCATAAAAAAGTGGTGCTAAAGCACGCCCGTCTGCAGCCTCATAAAGTAAATGATCAATCCCCTGAATTCTTACTGGAAGAAAAACAGTACCTGAAGAAATTGGAAAATGCATTGGCAAATTTAGGTGAAGCCCAACGAACCGCTTTTCTCCTAAACCGAATTGAAGGAAAAAAATATAGAGAAATTGCAGAGATTTTAGGAATTTCGGTAAAAGCAGTTGAAAAACGTATGAGTCAAGCCCTGGCATCATTGCGTCTGGAAATAGAAAACATATAA
- a CDS encoding TonB-dependent receptor domain-containing protein, producing MNEKVALQTIVVALETKYNVSVSYATTTVSGISLLPPPEEFSLDEILAYLTNNTPLLFTIIDERYITVTIKTDNSIRCGKIYDAETGSLLAGATIQSEDGKYATITNTSGEFYIPNTSESNELTISHIGYETIQIYLHELSESCASILLIPAVTQLNFVTLNTLFTKGIDKELDGSYTINTTNFGLLPGQVEDDVLQIAQALPGVESVNETISNINIRGGTHDENLILWDNIKIYQSGHFFGLISAFNPDLTKKVTVHKNGTPARYGEGVSGVIAMYSKNSVTTDFKAGVGLNLINANAFVDLPVSKNASVQVSTRHSINWLLESPVYKNFSERIFQDTEITNRENPQNATTISADEKFSFYDISTKLLWDISEKDQIRLNFLTVHNKLDFTENQLTTASSETSELAQESIVGGISWERKWSNKLQTSALIYGSYYLLDAINKTIFTAQEQQQQNEVLDTGVKLNGTYQFSEKYAVEGGYHFSEKGIANSQDVNLPRFRSYIKNVLQSHVTFGNLAYTPNGDETIINGGVRVNYFDKFAEVIVEPRLSLHQKIGGGFAIEALGEFKNQAVTQRIDFESDFLGIEKRRWVLANDSTIPIIKSKQASLGILYKKSNWLVNIEGFYKNVAGITTANQAFQNQFQFTRASGDYTARGIEFTANKKLKSFSAWLTYLYMKNDYKFETLSPPEFPNNIDIRHSLTAAGTYTYNKLKVAIGFNFHSGKPNTFPVAGEEIIVENGEEIIQFTNPNEQRLPNYYRTDMSAEYLWDISDSVDVKINLAVLNIFDYRNTLNIHYALDLDENGNIRVNQVKEVSLGITPNFSLQILF from the coding sequence ATGAATGAAAAAGTTGCGCTCCAAACCATTGTAGTGGCTCTAGAGACAAAATACAATGTAAGTGTTTCGTATGCAACGACCACTGTCTCGGGCATCTCTTTACTGCCACCACCGGAAGAATTCAGTTTAGACGAAATATTGGCGTACCTAACAAATAACACTCCTTTACTCTTTACCATAATTGATGAACGGTATATTACCGTAACGATTAAAACAGACAACTCTATTCGCTGCGGAAAGATTTACGATGCAGAAACCGGGAGTCTTTTGGCAGGTGCTACAATTCAATCTGAAGATGGAAAGTACGCCACTATCACCAATACTTCAGGTGAATTTTATATTCCGAATACTTCCGAAAGTAACGAACTTACAATTAGTCACATTGGATACGAAACCATCCAAATTTACCTACATGAGCTCTCCGAAAGTTGCGCTTCCATTTTATTAATCCCTGCGGTTACTCAATTGAATTTTGTGACCCTGAACACCTTGTTTACAAAGGGAATCGATAAGGAGCTGGACGGTTCGTATACGATAAATACCACTAACTTCGGCCTATTACCCGGACAGGTGGAAGACGACGTGCTTCAAATAGCACAGGCACTTCCGGGCGTGGAAAGTGTGAATGAAACCATCTCTAACATCAACATTCGTGGGGGGACACATGATGAAAATTTAATACTGTGGGACAATATTAAAATATACCAAAGCGGACATTTTTTCGGACTTATATCTGCCTTTAATCCGGATCTCACTAAAAAAGTTACTGTTCATAAAAATGGGACTCCTGCACGATACGGAGAAGGCGTATCGGGAGTGATTGCCATGTATTCAAAAAACAGTGTTACAACCGATTTTAAAGCAGGGGTTGGATTAAATCTTATCAATGCCAACGCATTTGTAGACCTTCCGGTTTCAAAAAATGCTTCGGTACAGGTTTCTACCAGACATTCTATTAATTGGTTGTTGGAATCTCCGGTTTATAAAAATTTTTCGGAACGAATTTTTCAGGATACAGAAATAACAAACCGGGAAAATCCGCAAAATGCAACTACGATTTCTGCCGATGAAAAGTTTAGCTTTTATGATATAAGCACCAAATTGTTGTGGGATATTTCAGAAAAAGACCAAATTAGACTTAACTTTTTAACCGTTCATAACAAATTAGATTTCACTGAAAACCAATTAACCACTGCAAGTTCTGAAACCAGTGAATTGGCTCAGGAGAGTATCGTAGGGGGAATTTCCTGGGAACGCAAATGGAGCAATAAATTGCAAACTAGTGCTCTTATCTATGGGTCGTATTACTTACTGGATGCCATCAACAAGACTATTTTTACCGCGCAGGAACAACAACAACAAAATGAAGTTCTGGACACCGGAGTAAAGTTAAACGGTACATATCAATTCTCCGAAAAATATGCTGTAGAAGGAGGCTATCATTTTTCAGAAAAAGGTATTGCCAATTCGCAGGACGTAAACTTACCTCGTTTTAGAAGTTATATAAAAAATGTACTACAGTCGCACGTAACATTCGGAAACCTTGCCTATACTCCTAATGGCGATGAAACCATTATAAACGGAGGTGTACGGGTAAATTATTTTGATAAATTTGCTGAGGTAATTGTGGAACCGAGATTGAGTTTACATCAAAAAATTGGCGGTGGTTTTGCCATTGAAGCCCTGGGCGAGTTTAAAAACCAGGCCGTCACCCAACGAATTGATTTTGAAAGTGATTTCCTTGGAATTGAGAAAAGACGCTGGGTTTTGGCAAACGATTCGACCATTCCCATAATAAAAAGTAAACAAGCCTCTCTGGGAATATTATATAAAAAAAGTAACTGGCTCGTAAATATCGAAGGATTTTATAAAAACGTTGCCGGAATAACAACAGCAAATCAGGCGTTTCAAAATCAATTTCAATTTACAAGAGCCAGCGGCGATTATACCGCCAGGGGAATTGAATTTACTGCAAACAAGAAGCTGAAGTCCTTCAGTGCTTGGCTTACCTATCTTTATATGAAAAATGATTACAAATTTGAAACACTTTCTCCTCCCGAATTTCCAAATAATATAGACATAAGACATTCCTTGACTGCCGCAGGGACTTATACTTACAATAAATTGAAAGTGGCAATCGGATTTAATTTTCACAGTGGAAAGCCCAATACCTTTCCGGTGGCAGGAGAAGAGATTATTGTTGAAAATGGGGAGGAAATCATTCAATTTACCAATCCGAATGAGCAACGGCTTCCTAATTATTACAGAACCGATATGTCGGCCGAATACCTTTGGGACATTTCAGATAGTGTAGACGTAAAAATTAATCTGGCCGTCCTTAATATTTTCGATTACAGAAACACACTAAATATTCACTACGCCTTAGATCTCGACGAGAATGGCAACATACGAGTAAATCAAGTAAAGGAAGTATCCTTAGGTATTACACCCAATTTTTCGTTACAAATACTCTTCTAA
- a CDS encoding FecR family protein, translating to MDLNYILHKYLNGEATKDEIEKLKTSPEYASYIKISEATSGFEAPSFNAETNFEAILSKQSAVRQVRRLHPVKTVLQIAAVLAVICVGYLYVSTLDTSVTTQIAEKETFSLPDNSEVILNSNSEISYNKKSWEKERTLSLTGEAYFRVTQGSTFSVNTPQGVVTVIGTQFNVFSRDSVFNINCYEGLVSVAYKDTIIKLPAGHKLKIEKGTLVSNTQSDTPTPQWIGNESHFENTKLKTVLDELQRQYPVTILTQNVDVNRRFTGGFTHSNLDLALQAVCDPLGLAFTITEGEVKIYAKTTK from the coding sequence ATGGATTTAAACTACATATTACATAAATACTTAAACGGTGAAGCGACCAAAGATGAAATTGAAAAATTAAAGACCTCTCCGGAATATGCCTCATATATAAAGATATCTGAAGCAACTTCCGGTTTTGAGGCACCATCTTTCAATGCTGAAACCAATTTTGAAGCTATTTTGTCTAAGCAATCTGCTGTAAGACAAGTTCGGCGTTTGCATCCTGTAAAAACCGTTCTTCAAATTGCAGCTGTTCTCGCTGTAATTTGTGTTGGCTATTTGTATGTAAGCACATTGGATACTTCTGTCACAACACAAATTGCCGAAAAAGAAACTTTTTCACTCCCCGACAACTCGGAAGTAATCTTAAATTCCAATTCTGAAATTAGCTACAATAAAAAGTCCTGGGAAAAAGAGAGAACCCTTTCTCTCACCGGGGAAGCATACTTTAGAGTCACCCAAGGAAGTACTTTCAGTGTAAACACACCACAGGGTGTTGTTACCGTTATAGGAACTCAGTTTAATGTGTTTTCCAGAGATTCTGTTTTCAATATTAATTGTTACGAAGGTTTGGTAAGTGTTGCTTATAAGGATACTATCATTAAATTACCCGCAGGGCATAAACTAAAAATTGAAAAAGGAACGTTAGTATCTAATACACAAAGCGATACGCCAACTCCACAATGGATTGGTAATGAAAGTCATTTTGAAAATACCAAATTAAAAACAGTTTTAGACGAATTACAAAGACAGTATCCGGTGACGATTCTAACACAAAATGTAGATGTAAACAGACGTTTTACAGGAGGTTTTACACATAGCAATCTCGACCTAGCGTTGCAGGCGGTGTGTGATCCTTTGGGGCTAGCTTTTACAATTACAGAGGGGGAAGTGAAAATTTATGCAAAAACCACCAAGTAG